A section of the Halopiger aswanensis genome encodes:
- a CDS encoding RAD55 family ATPase, which produces MVDRLETGIDVLDRKLDGGLPPGSVIAYTALPASQSELLLYELTAARGTLYLTTERSTETVEYAIEDSPSAVGSPTIRHVTGDAPLEAARQLVDALPDGANLIIDTMNTLERTDTDEYIDFLNDLKRRMVETGSIAVLHCLKGQDPPANRARTFHAADAIFDLTTDITGTELENHLTIPKFRNGGQPTEAIKLELTEEVEIDTSRDIA; this is translated from the coding sequence ATGGTGGATCGGTTGGAAACCGGCATCGACGTGCTGGATCGGAAACTCGACGGCGGCCTCCCGCCGGGGAGTGTCATCGCCTATACGGCGCTGCCGGCCAGCCAGTCCGAACTGCTCCTGTACGAACTGACGGCCGCGCGCGGCACCCTCTATCTGACGACCGAACGGTCGACCGAGACCGTCGAGTACGCCATCGAGGATTCGCCCTCGGCCGTCGGCAGTCCGACGATCAGACACGTCACCGGCGACGCGCCGCTCGAGGCGGCCCGACAACTCGTCGACGCGCTGCCGGACGGTGCGAACCTCATCATCGACACGATGAACACGCTCGAGCGGACGGATACCGACGAGTACATCGACTTTCTCAACGACCTCAAGCGTCGGATGGTCGAGACGGGATCGATCGCGGTACTGCACTGCCTGAAGGGACAGGACCCACCCGCAAACCGAGCGCGGACGTTCCACGCCGCCGACGCCATTTTCGATCTCACGACGGACATTACCGGGACGGAACTCGAGAACCACCTCACGATCCCGAAGTTCCGCAACGGCGGCCAGCCGACCGAGGCGATCAAACTCGAGCTCACGGAGGAAGTCGAGATCGACACGAGTCGGGATATCGCCTGA
- a CDS encoding FKBP-type peptidyl-prolyl cis-trans isomerase, whose protein sequence is MTEEEEAELDEQADDVEADAEDAESEAEGLQNGDFVEIEYTAYTVDGDQLVDTTDPEVAEEEGVDDQGQEFKPRTIVLGEGHIFEAVEDDIVGSEPGDEGTVTVPAEQAFGEYDPDDVQTVSAEKIDEDDRYPGANVQVDGQQGYISTIIGGRARVDFNHPLAGEDIEYEYEVVEEVEDREEKAAGLFEMYLGMEPELWIETDEVEEEVPVEPDEDDEDAEPEFETEVVEKETLYLEATPQMTMNQQWMMGKQQIAQDIMGKVDVDRVIVQEVIDGMGGMGMPGMMGGGMGGMGGGDIEEALEDADVDADEIVEELEGADE, encoded by the coding sequence ATGACCGAGGAAGAGGAGGCCGAGCTAGACGAGCAGGCCGATGACGTCGAAGCAGACGCAGAAGACGCCGAATCCGAAGCCGAAGGGCTTCAGAACGGCGACTTCGTCGAGATCGAGTACACCGCCTACACCGTCGACGGGGACCAGCTCGTCGACACGACCGATCCCGAGGTCGCCGAGGAAGAAGGCGTCGACGACCAGGGACAGGAGTTCAAGCCGCGCACGATCGTGCTCGGCGAGGGTCACATCTTCGAGGCCGTCGAAGACGACATCGTCGGCTCCGAGCCCGGCGACGAGGGGACCGTGACGGTCCCCGCCGAACAGGCCTTCGGCGAGTACGACCCCGACGACGTCCAGACCGTCAGCGCCGAGAAGATCGACGAGGACGACCGCTACCCCGGCGCGAACGTCCAGGTTGACGGGCAGCAGGGCTACATCAGCACGATCATCGGCGGCCGCGCCCGCGTCGACTTCAACCACCCGCTCGCGGGCGAGGACATCGAGTACGAGTACGAGGTCGTCGAGGAAGTCGAGGACCGCGAGGAGAAGGCCGCCGGCCTGTTCGAGATGTACCTCGGCATGGAGCCCGAGCTCTGGATCGAGACGGACGAAGTCGAGGAAGAGGTCCCCGTCGAACCCGACGAGGACGACGAGGACGCCGAGCCCGAGTTCGAGACCGAGGTCGTCGAGAAGGAGACACTCTACCTCGAGGCCACGCCCCAGATGACGATGAACCAGCAGTGGATGATGGGCAAGCAGCAGATCGCTCAGGACATCATGGGCAAGGTCGACGTCGACCGCGTCATCGTCCAGGAAGTCATCGACGGCATGGGCGGCATGGGCATGCCCGGCATGATGGGCGGCGGCATGGGCGGTATGGGCGGCGGCGACATCGAGGAGGCCCTCGAGGACGCCGACGTCGACGCCGACGAGATCGTCGAAGAGCTCGAAGGCGCCGACGAGTAA
- the cyaB gene encoding class IV adenylate cyclase — protein sequence MYEVEVKVPADPDLAAVRERLERGGGSDGEDEARRLEAERAGTVVQEDTYYDAPHRSFPETDEALRIRRESRPDADQTDAESRITYKGPLLDDESKSREEIETGVADGEKMDAVLTNLGFAPAATVRKEREHYTLERTVGDDGDRRAYTYTITLDAVDDVGEYVEVETDVEREADLEPAREGAYAVLESLALDPADQIRTSYLGLLLES from the coding sequence ATGTACGAGGTCGAAGTCAAGGTGCCCGCCGACCCCGATCTCGCGGCCGTTCGGGAGCGCCTCGAGCGCGGGGGCGGTTCCGACGGCGAGGACGAGGCGCGCCGTCTCGAGGCCGAGCGGGCGGGGACGGTCGTACAGGAGGATACCTACTACGACGCGCCCCACCGATCGTTTCCGGAGACCGACGAAGCGCTGCGGATTCGCCGGGAGTCGAGGCCCGACGCCGATCAAACCGACGCCGAGAGCCGCATCACCTACAAGGGGCCGCTGCTCGACGACGAGTCCAAGAGCCGCGAGGAGATCGAGACCGGCGTCGCGGACGGCGAGAAGATGGACGCCGTGCTGACGAACCTCGGATTCGCCCCCGCCGCGACGGTGCGCAAGGAGCGCGAGCACTACACCCTCGAGCGCACGGTCGGCGACGACGGCGACCGGCGCGCGTACACCTACACGATCACCCTCGACGCCGTCGACGACGTCGGCGAGTACGTCGAGGTCGAAACCGACGTCGAGCGGGAAGCCGACCTCGAGCCAGCCCGCGAGGGCGCCTACGCCGTCCTCGAGTCGCTGGCCCTCGATCCGGCCGACCAGATTCGGACCTCGTACCTCGGCTTACTGCTGGAGTCGTGA
- a CDS encoding methionine adenosyltransferase — translation MSERNIRVEPIDRHAVEDQEVEIVERKGIGHPDTICDGVAEAVSEALAQEYIDRVGEVLHFNTDETQLVAGEAAPAFGGGEVVDPIYLLIVGRATKHYDGQTIPAETIALRAAREYLESEIPQLNVGEDIVVDVKLGEGSGDLQEVFGEDEVSVPMANDTSFGVGHAPLTETEQIVLEAERRLNGEFADENPYLGPDVKLMGKREGDTIDVTVAAAMIDEYIADLDEYIEAVDAVEEFVEDVATDHTDRDVNVHVNTADDYEEGSIYLTVTGTSAEQGDDGSVGRGNRANGLITPNRSMSMEATSGKNPVNHIGKIYNLLSTEIAEEVVADVDGIRDLRVRLLSQIGRPIDQPHVADVHVVTADGVDLEDVEADIEAIVDRELANVTDITRQVIDGELTTY, via the coding sequence ATGAGCGAGCGGAACATCCGGGTCGAGCCGATCGACCGGCACGCAGTCGAGGATCAAGAAGTCGAAATCGTCGAGCGAAAGGGGATCGGTCACCCAGACACCATCTGTGACGGCGTCGCCGAGGCGGTCTCCGAGGCGCTCGCCCAGGAGTACATCGACCGCGTCGGCGAGGTGCTGCACTTCAACACCGACGAGACGCAACTCGTCGCGGGCGAAGCCGCGCCCGCCTTCGGCGGCGGCGAGGTCGTCGACCCCATCTATCTCCTGATCGTCGGCCGCGCGACCAAACACTACGACGGCCAGACGATCCCCGCCGAGACGATCGCGCTGCGAGCGGCCCGCGAGTACCTCGAGTCCGAGATTCCCCAGCTGAACGTCGGCGAGGACATCGTCGTCGACGTCAAACTCGGCGAGGGCAGCGGCGACCTGCAGGAAGTCTTCGGCGAGGACGAAGTCTCGGTCCCGATGGCCAACGACACCAGCTTCGGCGTCGGCCACGCACCCCTGACCGAAACCGAGCAGATCGTCCTCGAGGCCGAGCGACGGCTCAACGGTGAGTTCGCCGACGAAAACCCGTACCTCGGCCCCGACGTGAAGCTCATGGGCAAGCGCGAGGGCGACACGATCGACGTCACCGTCGCCGCGGCGATGATCGACGAGTACATCGCCGACCTCGACGAGTATATCGAGGCCGTCGACGCGGTCGAGGAGTTCGTCGAAGACGTCGCGACCGACCACACCGACCGCGACGTTAACGTCCACGTCAACACCGCCGACGACTACGAGGAGGGATCGATCTACCTGACCGTCACCGGCACCTCCGCCGAGCAGGGCGACGACGGCTCCGTCGGCCGCGGCAACCGCGCGAACGGGCTCATCACGCCCAACCGCTCGATGTCGATGGAAGCGACCAGCGGGAAGAACCCCGTTAACCACATCGGGAAGATCTACAACCTGCTCTCGACCGAGATCGCCGAGGAGGTCGTCGCCGACGTCGACGGTATCCGCGACCTGCGCGTTCGCCTGCTCTCACAGATCGGCCGCCCGATCGATCAGCCCCACGTCGCCGACGTCCACGTCGTCACCGCCGACGGCGTCGACCTCGAGGACGTCGAAGCGGACATCGAGGCCATCGTCGATCGGGAACTCGCGAACGTCACCGACATCACGCGGCAGGTCATCGACGGCGAGCTCACCACGTACTGA
- a CDS encoding MFS transporter, whose translation MSRPSASSNRVVLAVVASTFFVGFGGGVVFPILPNLGEVLGISSFLVGIILSANRFTRLVANAPAGSLVDRIGTRKPFIAGLAIEGVATFGYVVALAAGGSVLWFLPNVPEFWFMVARILWGIGSALVFATAYTITADVSEADSRGTSMGIVRAGITFGFPAGLVLGGLVSDVWGNVEAFVLAAAFAGLASVIAFLIVPETHVDSEQKSVKPWDIETTVPALTVGLVNFGLYFAYIGVLFSTLVLLLDERAIAIFGLNAQGSSGMLMAATVLSGSVFTLGGGALSDAVGARVPVMLGFLLTSFVGFVALAMGRSFEVLVLACLLIGAGQGGVGGPLTALLADLTPEERVGRAMGTNNVFGDVGGGLGPLVSLPLVNLVSFEFVYGLSAILPVLAGVVLLAGIYAHTGRVNPSIGESAS comes from the coding sequence GTGTCACGTCCGTCGGCCAGTTCGAACCGCGTCGTCCTCGCCGTCGTCGCCAGTACCTTCTTCGTCGGGTTCGGCGGCGGCGTCGTCTTTCCGATCCTCCCCAATCTGGGCGAGGTGCTGGGCATCTCGTCGTTTCTGGTCGGGATCATCCTGAGCGCGAACCGGTTCACCCGGCTGGTGGCGAACGCGCCGGCCGGCTCGCTCGTCGACCGGATCGGCACCCGCAAACCGTTCATCGCCGGCCTGGCGATCGAGGGTGTCGCGACGTTCGGCTACGTCGTCGCGCTCGCCGCCGGAGGGTCTGTCCTGTGGTTTCTGCCGAACGTTCCCGAGTTCTGGTTCATGGTCGCCCGCATTCTCTGGGGCATCGGCAGTGCGCTCGTCTTCGCGACCGCGTACACGATCACGGCCGACGTCAGCGAGGCCGACTCGAGGGGGACGAGCATGGGCATCGTCCGCGCCGGGATCACGTTCGGCTTCCCCGCCGGGCTCGTGCTGGGCGGGCTGGTCAGCGACGTCTGGGGGAACGTCGAGGCCTTCGTCCTCGCGGCCGCCTTCGCCGGCCTCGCGAGCGTCATCGCGTTCCTGATCGTCCCCGAGACCCACGTCGACAGCGAGCAGAAGTCTGTCAAGCCCTGGGACATCGAGACGACCGTCCCCGCGCTGACCGTCGGCCTCGTCAATTTCGGGCTCTACTTCGCGTACATCGGCGTGCTGTTCTCGACGCTCGTCCTCTTGCTCGACGAGCGAGCCATCGCGATTTTCGGGCTCAACGCGCAGGGCTCCTCGGGAATGCTGATGGCCGCGACGGTGCTCTCGGGCTCCGTGTTCACGCTCGGCGGCGGCGCGCTCTCCGACGCCGTCGGGGCTCGCGTCCCCGTCATGCTCGGATTCCTCCTCACGTCGTTCGTCGGCTTCGTCGCGCTGGCGATGGGACGGAGCTTCGAAGTACTGGTGCTCGCCTGCCTCCTGATCGGCGCGGGCCAGGGCGGCGTCGGCGGCCCGCTGACGGCGCTGCTGGCCGATCTCACGCCGGAGGAGCGTGTCGGCCGCGCGATGGGGACGAACAACGTCTTCGGCGATGTCGGCGGCGGTCTCGGACCGCTAGTCTCTCTGCCGCTCGTCAACCTCGTCAGCTTCGAGTTCGTCTACGGGCTCAGCGCGATCCTGCCGGTACTGGCCGGGGTCGTACTCCTCGCCGGAATCTACGCCCACACCGGCCGTGTGAACCCCTCGATCGGCGAGTCCGCGAGCTAA
- a CDS encoding tRNA sulfurtransferase, whose product MHPPGADTVLVRHGDLNTKSNVVKRRMEGLLIENLEALLADRSIPGEVEHRWNRPLIHTERDAVEAATAAAADAFGVVSASPCLTTSTEKGEVLEALAETARECYDGGTFAVDARRANKQLPYGSEDLARDGGTAIWEAVEDEFEPEVDLDDPDLTFGVEVREDAAFIYLEQVDGPGGLPLGAQEKVIAMISGGIDSPVAAYEMMKRGAPVVPVYVDLGAYGGIDHEARAMETVRTLSEYAPNFDMQVYKIPGGETVDLLVREMEQGRMLSLRRFFYRAAEVLAERIDAHGIVTGEAVGQKSSQTMQNLAVTSRATTLPIHRPLLTRDKQDIVATAREIGTFTDSTIDAGCNRVAPDRTETNARLEPLLEAEPDELFERAEEAAKNAELVEP is encoded by the coding sequence ATGCATCCGCCGGGAGCCGACACCGTTCTCGTTCGCCATGGGGATCTGAACACGAAGAGCAACGTCGTCAAGCGGCGCATGGAGGGGCTCCTCATCGAGAATCTCGAGGCGCTGCTCGCGGACCGCTCGATCCCCGGCGAGGTCGAACACCGGTGGAACCGGCCCCTGATCCACACCGAGCGGGACGCGGTCGAAGCGGCGACCGCGGCCGCAGCCGACGCTTTCGGTGTCGTCTCCGCGAGCCCGTGTCTGACCACGAGCACCGAGAAGGGGGAGGTCCTCGAGGCGCTCGCGGAAACGGCTCGCGAGTGCTACGACGGCGGGACCTTCGCCGTCGACGCCCGGCGAGCGAACAAGCAGCTTCCCTACGGCAGCGAGGACCTGGCTCGAGACGGCGGAACGGCGATCTGGGAAGCCGTCGAGGACGAGTTCGAACCCGAAGTCGACCTCGACGATCCCGACCTCACGTTCGGCGTCGAAGTCCGGGAAGACGCCGCGTTCATCTACCTCGAGCAGGTCGACGGGCCCGGTGGCCTCCCGCTTGGCGCCCAAGAGAAGGTGATCGCGATGATCAGCGGCGGGATCGACTCGCCGGTCGCGGCCTACGAGATGATGAAACGCGGCGCCCCGGTCGTGCCGGTCTACGTCGACCTCGGTGCCTACGGCGGTATCGACCACGAGGCTCGAGCGATGGAGACGGTACGGACGCTCTCCGAGTACGCGCCCAACTTCGACATGCAGGTCTACAAGATTCCCGGCGGCGAGACCGTAGACCTCCTCGTTCGGGAGATGGAGCAGGGCCGGATGCTCTCGCTGCGGCGCTTTTTCTACCGAGCCGCCGAAGTGCTCGCGGAGCGGATCGACGCCCACGGGATCGTCACCGGCGAGGCCGTCGGGCAGAAATCCAGCCAGACGATGCAGAACCTCGCGGTCACCAGTCGCGCCACCACGCTGCCGATCCACCGCCCGCTGCTGACCCGCGATAAACAGGACATCGTCGCAACCGCTCGCGAGATCGGCACGTTCACCGACTCGACGATCGACGCCGGCTGCAACCGCGTCGCGCCGGATCGGACCGAGACCAACGCCCGCCTCGAGCCGCTGCTCGAGGCCGAACCCGACGAGCTGTTCGAGCGCGCCGAAGAGGCGGCGAAGAACGCAGAACTGGTCGAGCCCTGA
- a CDS encoding bacterio-opsin activator domain-containing protein: MTLDSHGRPIVLVCGSETTESCLAGPLEAAADRPVRAIEAARLADALETLDGAERNEESDTDDSSAAAGDDDADADADADADADGGLRRPAAVVLETDDRSELRTLLERVRDVADVPTVAAPPAGSEPLAATAVRADADEYAPGDHDDTVDRILGTAADGPDHDGTDGERDYHQILANELPDEAFVIGKDGTYLDAQIRPDAAELYTVSSDDLIGRRLEDAFPDDTVAKLRGCIDRAFETDEIQSVEYGVETTEGWRRFEGRVVPIDERIEGQRAVVWLARDITERARRERELRSRQARLERLNRINAVIRDAIETLVQAPTRDAIERQVCEQLVDSDLYCGALIVERAADDTLAYRIGAGDATAYMERTRDVGADEHCSVTRAAETGETQITDHILESEPLPADLQEAAREDDVRATIAVPITYEDATYGVLSVLASRTDAFTDSEAAAFELLGETIGFTIMAVKNRQLLLADTVVELEFRIDGGDTFSFDLSTEYDCTCSLEWVGTSSRGKTFQFVTVDGLDGETVLEEAQAHDSIEECRLIHDGTSQCTIEMRLAESGVRTLANHGTTIRDVAVSDGVGTCLVEVPQDANVREIADALSVIYENTELVARREVDRPVRTAAERRNRILDELTERQLTTLRVAYYAGFFDWPRESTGEEIAEAMDVTPPTMHQHLRKGMKTILNEFFEEGDWTPEEL; encoded by the coding sequence ATGACACTAGATTCGCACGGGCGACCGATCGTCCTCGTTTGCGGCTCGGAAACCACCGAGAGTTGCCTCGCTGGGCCGCTCGAGGCGGCGGCCGACCGGCCGGTGCGGGCGATCGAGGCGGCGCGGCTCGCGGACGCGCTCGAGACGCTCGACGGGGCGGAGAGGAACGAGGAATCCGACACCGACGACTCGAGTGCGGCCGCCGGGGATGACGATGCCGACGCCGACGCTGACGCTGACGCCGATGCCGACGGCGGCCTTCGCCGTCCCGCGGCTGTCGTCCTCGAGACTGACGACCGATCGGAACTGCGGACGCTCCTCGAACGCGTCCGGGACGTCGCGGACGTGCCGACGGTCGCGGCGCCGCCGGCGGGCAGCGAACCGCTCGCGGCGACCGCAGTTCGGGCGGACGCGGACGAGTACGCGCCGGGCGACCACGACGATACAGTTGATCGCATCCTCGGGACGGCCGCGGACGGACCCGACCACGACGGAACCGACGGAGAGCGAGACTACCACCAGATCCTCGCCAACGAACTCCCGGACGAGGCGTTCGTGATCGGCAAGGACGGTACTTACCTCGACGCGCAGATCCGACCCGACGCCGCGGAGTTGTACACCGTCTCGTCGGACGATCTGATCGGCCGCAGGCTCGAGGACGCGTTCCCCGACGACACCGTGGCGAAACTGCGGGGATGTATAGACCGCGCGTTCGAGACCGACGAGATCCAGTCCGTCGAGTACGGGGTCGAGACCACCGAGGGCTGGCGGCGATTCGAAGGGCGGGTCGTCCCGATCGACGAGCGGATCGAGGGGCAGCGGGCCGTCGTCTGGCTGGCTCGCGACATCACCGAGCGCGCGAGACGCGAGCGCGAACTCCGCTCGCGACAGGCCCGACTCGAGCGACTCAATCGGATCAACGCGGTCATCCGCGACGCGATCGAGACGCTCGTCCAGGCGCCCACGCGGGACGCGATCGAACGGCAGGTCTGTGAGCAACTCGTCGACTCCGACCTCTACTGCGGCGCGTTGATCGTCGAGCGAGCGGCCGACGACACCCTCGCCTACCGGATCGGCGCGGGCGACGCGACGGCGTACATGGAGCGCACTCGGGACGTCGGCGCCGACGAACACTGCTCGGTCACCCGGGCCGCCGAAACGGGCGAGACCCAGATCACCGACCACATCCTCGAGTCCGAGCCGCTGCCTGCCGATCTGCAGGAGGCGGCCCGCGAGGACGACGTCAGAGCCACGATCGCGGTGCCGATCACGTACGAGGACGCCACCTACGGCGTCCTCTCGGTGCTCGCGAGCCGCACCGATGCCTTCACCGACAGCGAGGCCGCCGCCTTCGAGCTACTCGGCGAGACGATCGGCTTTACGATCATGGCGGTCAAGAACCGCCAACTCCTGCTGGCCGACACCGTCGTCGAACTCGAGTTCCGCATCGACGGCGGCGACACGTTCTCGTTCGACCTCTCGACGGAGTACGACTGCACCTGCTCGCTCGAGTGGGTCGGCACGTCGTCGCGGGGAAAGACCTTCCAGTTCGTCACCGTCGACGGCCTCGACGGCGAGACCGTCCTCGAGGAGGCACAGGCCCACGACTCGATCGAGGAGTGTCGGCTCATCCACGACGGGACGAGCCAGTGTACGATCGAGATGCGGCTGGCCGAGTCCGGCGTGCGGACGCTGGCGAACCACGGGACGACGATCCGGGACGTCGCGGTGAGCGACGGCGTCGGGACCTGCCTGGTCGAGGTGCCCCAGGACGCGAACGTTCGCGAGATCGCGGACGCGCTGTCGGTGATCTACGAGAACACCGAACTGGTCGCCCGCCGCGAGGTCGATCGCCCGGTTCGGACGGCCGCCGAGCGGCGCAACCGGATCCTCGACGAACTGACGGAGCGCCAGCTGACGACGCTTCGGGTCGCCTACTACGCCGGCTTCTTCGACTGGCCCCGCGAGAGCACGGGCGAGGAGATCGCGGAGGCGATGGACGTCACGCCGCCGACGATGCACCAGCACCTCCGGAAGGGGATGAAAACGATCCTCAACGAGTTCTTCGAGGAAGGCGACTGGACGCCCGAGGAGTTGTAA
- a CDS encoding MTH865 family protein: MADEAELRQQMIDAFEGADYPVSSPMDLVPALPNGPGTKFESGDFSMTAMELNTKVSGGDFPYDDPESLVDDLLQELKDNGEL; the protein is encoded by the coding sequence ATGGCAGACGAAGCCGAACTCCGACAACAGATGATCGACGCGTTCGAAGGTGCAGACTACCCCGTCTCGAGTCCGATGGATCTCGTCCCGGCGCTGCCGAACGGGCCCGGAACGAAGTTCGAGTCCGGCGATTTCTCGATGACCGCGATGGAACTGAACACGAAGGTGTCGGGCGGGGACTTCCCCTACGACGACCCCGAATCGCTCGTCGACGACCTGCTCCAGGAACTGAAGGACAACGGCGAACTGTAA
- a CDS encoding CopG family transcriptional regulator, whose product MAKDTVRYPDEVVEEIDALVEDGMFESKSEFYRFSAEYVLTLINDEHEVETFNFDEIKSELDITEQDHAKALGADGGTLFLDAVITVRKQGLRGNYEAAERFIDTHYDSTDQECIILEELLGTYREKSP is encoded by the coding sequence ATGGCTAAAGATACCGTCAGGTACCCCGACGAGGTCGTCGAGGAGATCGACGCGCTCGTCGAAGACGGTATGTTCGAGAGCAAATCCGAGTTCTATCGGTTCTCCGCGGAGTACGTGCTCACGCTGATCAACGACGAGCACGAGGTCGAGACGTTCAACTTCGACGAGATCAAGTCGGAACTCGATATCACCGAACAGGACCACGCGAAGGCGCTGGGTGCCGACGGGGGGACGCTCTTTCTCGACGCCGTCATCACCGTCCGGAAACAGGGCCTGCGCGGCAACTACGAAGCCGCCGAGCGGTTCATCGACACCCACTACGACTCGACCGACCAGGAGTGTATCATCCTCGAGGAACTGCTTGGCACGTACCGGGAGAAGTCGCCCTGA
- a CDS encoding cobyric acid synthase yields MTRTLLVAGTASHVGKSTVAAGLCRLLADRGVAVAPFKAQNMSNNARVVVRPESSDRGETTDGRDARDEAVGTPGESGDHGDGTTHADRWGEIGVSQFVQARAARTTPTTDHNPVLLKPRGDAESQLVLQGEAHDHVPVGTYYDEYWDRARESAVDAYRRLAADNEVVIAEGAGSIAEINLHDRDLANVETARFADAEILLLVDIERGGAFASLYGTIELLPEDLRERVVGAVVTKFRGDRSLLEPGIEAIESRTGVPILGVLPYDDPGLPEEDSVALPGQEERGTLGDDDGVPEDRRIRIAVPRFPRISNATDLEALAAEPGVSVVFVPLDEDGTQIARATDPLERVDADAVVLPGTKNTVDDLLALCESPVGDAIRAFDGPVVGLCGGYQMLGERITNAGLEGTGTGDVDVVEGLGLLPVETRFEADKRLEQRTVQVDGSATPLLSDVDGEATASGYEIHAGRTRALEGVARPLEDASAARGQVFGTYLHGLFDNVTVRTAFLEAVAESAGVDRPSGASGDRSTRESAAETPYDRAAALVRDHVDLEALGEPFC; encoded by the coding sequence ATGACTCGAACGCTGCTCGTCGCCGGCACCGCGAGCCACGTCGGTAAGTCGACCGTCGCCGCCGGTCTCTGTCGATTACTCGCCGATCGGGGCGTCGCCGTGGCTCCGTTCAAGGCTCAGAACATGAGCAACAACGCTCGCGTCGTCGTTCGCCCCGAGTCAAGCGACCGCGGGGAGACGACGGACGGACGCGACGCTCGAGACGAAGCCGTCGGAACCCCCGGAGAGAGCGGGGACCACGGCGACGGAACGACCCACGCCGACCGCTGGGGCGAGATCGGCGTCTCGCAGTTCGTTCAGGCGCGAGCAGCACGCACGACGCCGACGACGGACCACAACCCCGTCCTGTTGAAGCCCCGCGGCGACGCGGAGAGCCAACTCGTCCTCCAGGGCGAGGCCCACGACCACGTCCCCGTCGGCACCTACTACGACGAGTACTGGGATCGCGCGCGCGAGAGCGCCGTCGACGCCTACCGGCGGCTGGCGGCCGACAACGAGGTAGTCATCGCGGAGGGTGCGGGCAGCATCGCCGAGATCAACCTCCACGACCGCGACCTCGCGAACGTCGAGACGGCCCGGTTCGCCGACGCCGAGATCCTCCTGCTGGTCGACATCGAGCGCGGCGGCGCCTTCGCCAGCCTCTACGGGACGATCGAACTGCTGCCCGAGGACCTGCGCGAACGGGTCGTCGGCGCCGTCGTCACCAAGTTCCGCGGCGACCGCTCGCTGCTCGAGCCCGGCATCGAGGCGATCGAATCCCGAACCGGCGTCCCGATTCTGGGCGTGCTGCCCTACGACGATCCGGGACTGCCCGAGGAGGACAGCGTTGCGCTGCCGGGGCAGGAAGAACGTGGCACGCTCGGCGACGACGACGGCGTCCCCGAAGATCGCCGGATTCGGATCGCCGTCCCGCGCTTTCCGCGCATCTCCAACGCGACCGATCTCGAGGCGCTGGCGGCGGAACCCGGCGTATCGGTCGTCTTCGTTCCGCTCGATGAGGACGGCACCCAGATCGCACGCGCAACTGATCCGCTCGAGCGCGTCGACGCGGACGCCGTCGTCCTCCCGGGCACGAAGAACACGGTCGACGACCTGCTCGCGCTGTGCGAGTCGCCCGTCGGCGACGCAATCCGGGCCTTCGACGGCCCCGTCGTCGGCCTCTGTGGCGGCTATCAGATGCTCGGCGAACGCATTACGAACGCCGGCCTCGAGGGGACCGGGACCGGCGACGTCGACGTCGTCGAGGGGCTGGGACTCTTGCCAGTTGAAACCCGATTCGAGGCGGACAAGCGACTCGAGCAACGGACGGTACAGGTCGACGGCTCCGCGACGCCGCTGCTTTCGGACGTCGACGGCGAGGCGACCGCTTCGGGGTACGAGATTCACGCCGGCCGGACGCGCGCGCTCGAGGGCGTCGCCCGGCCGCTCGAGGACGCGAGCGCCGCGCGCGGCCAGGTGTTCGGAACGTACCTCCACGGCCTGTTCGACAACGTGACGGTTCGGACGGCGTTTCTCGAGGCGGTCGCCGAGTCAGCGGGCGTCGATCGACCGAGCGGTGCCAGTGGCGATCGGTCTACACGCGAGTCGGCCGCCGAGACGCCCTACGACCGCGCAGCCGCACTCGTTCGGGACCACGTCGATCTCGAGGCGCTCGGCGAACCGTTCTGCTGA